In Streptomyces sp. NBC_01717, one DNA window encodes the following:
- a CDS encoding glycosyltransferase family 2 protein: MTSTPTGAGQNNDHSSRTTQLRIPPQLRTGVQRHHPKKALPRYDYEHYSRLAGPLTQPDPDKPYTVRYRSLLSQEPHRIRAALLLGAAPLVSLGLFAWLMQPEHWTQRDPNVKNDTLLILDIVMLVSIGLIELFRTMNVLSNAHATLVARDPVPVVPESGSRVAFLTSFVPGKEPLEMVTKTLEAAVRIRHRGLLHVWLLDEGDDPAVKEVCARLGVHHFSRKGVPHWNRAKGAHRARTKHGNYNAWLDAHGGSYDFFASVDTDHVPLPNYLERMLGYFRDPDVGFVIGPQVYGNYDTFVTKAAESQQFLFHALIQRAGNRYGAPMFVGTSNAVRISALQQIGGLYDSITEDMATGFEMHRARNPRTGRNWRSVYTPDVLAVGEGPTAWTDFFTQQLRWSRGTYETILKQYWRGIGTLPFGRLFNYTMMIIFYPMSALNWILAALSCTLFLGMGASGVQIDPVVWMMLYGNASALQIGLYIWNRRHNVSPHEPEGSGGLAGMMMSALSAPIYARSLMDAVLRRKSSFVVTPKGDSSSPDTLFGTFRIHLFFILVFGGSLTASFVLGHSHPAMLTWAALALLITAAPIAGWRYTVRAEKKKRRGGPPPPQGGAPAPHPAHPPHERPGRLADDQTMPIALGGRER; this comes from the coding sequence ATGACGTCGACGCCGACCGGCGCCGGGCAGAACAACGACCACTCCTCCCGGACCACGCAGTTGCGGATACCCCCGCAACTCCGGACCGGGGTACAGCGGCACCACCCGAAGAAGGCGCTGCCGCGTTACGACTACGAGCACTACAGCCGGCTCGCCGGGCCACTGACCCAGCCCGATCCGGACAAGCCCTACACCGTGCGGTACCGCTCGCTGCTCTCGCAGGAGCCGCACAGAATCCGCGCCGCGCTCCTGCTCGGCGCCGCACCACTCGTCTCGCTCGGCCTGTTCGCCTGGCTGATGCAGCCCGAGCACTGGACCCAGCGCGACCCGAACGTCAAGAACGACACGCTGCTGATCCTCGACATCGTCATGCTCGTCTCGATCGGTCTGATCGAGCTCTTCCGCACGATGAATGTCCTGTCGAACGCGCACGCGACGCTGGTCGCGCGCGATCCGGTCCCGGTCGTACCGGAGTCCGGCAGCAGGGTCGCCTTCCTCACCTCCTTCGTCCCGGGCAAGGAGCCCCTGGAGATGGTGACGAAGACCCTCGAGGCGGCGGTCCGCATCCGGCACCGCGGGCTGCTGCACGTCTGGCTGCTCGACGAGGGCGACGACCCCGCGGTGAAGGAGGTCTGTGCCCGCCTCGGGGTGCACCACTTCTCCCGCAAGGGCGTCCCGCACTGGAACCGGGCCAAGGGCGCGCACCGCGCGAGGACCAAGCACGGCAACTACAACGCCTGGCTCGACGCGCACGGCGGCTCCTACGACTTCTTCGCCTCGGTCGACACCGATCACGTACCGCTGCCCAACTACCTGGAGCGGATGCTCGGCTACTTCCGCGACCCGGACGTCGGCTTCGTCATCGGCCCGCAGGTCTACGGCAACTACGACACATTCGTCACGAAGGCCGCCGAGTCCCAGCAGTTCCTCTTCCACGCGCTGATCCAGCGCGCGGGCAACCGCTACGGCGCCCCGATGTTCGTCGGAACCAGCAACGCCGTGCGGATATCGGCCCTCCAGCAGATCGGCGGCCTGTACGACTCGATCACCGAGGACATGGCGACCGGCTTCGAGATGCACCGCGCCCGCAACCCACGCACCGGCCGGAACTGGCGCTCGGTGTACACCCCGGACGTGCTGGCCGTCGGCGAGGGCCCGACCGCGTGGACGGACTTCTTCACCCAGCAGCTGCGCTGGTCACGAGGGACGTACGAAACGATCCTCAAGCAGTACTGGAGAGGGATCGGGACGCTCCCCTTCGGCAGGCTCTTCAACTACACGATGATGATCATTTTCTACCCGATGTCTGCCCTGAACTGGATCCTGGCGGCGCTCAGTTGCACGCTGTTCCTGGGCATGGGCGCCTCGGGTGTGCAGATCGACCCGGTCGTCTGGATGATGCTGTACGGCAACGCCTCGGCGCTCCAGATCGGTCTGTACATCTGGAACCGGCGGCACAACGTCTCGCCGCACGAGCCCGAGGGCTCGGGCGGTCTGGCGGGCATGATGATGTCCGCACTCTCCGCCCCGATCTACGCACGTTCCCTGATGGATGCCGTGCTGCGCCGCAAGAGCTCGTTCGTGGTGACGCCCAAGGGCGACTCGTCCAGCCCGGACACGCTGTTCGGCACCTTCCGCATCCACCTCTTCTTCATCCTGGTCTTCGGCGGTTCCCTCACCGCGTCCTTCGTCCTCGGCCACAGCCATCCGGCGATGCTCACCTGGGCCGCGCTGGCCCTGCTGATCACGGCGGCGCCGATCGCCGGCTGGCGGTACACCGTCCGCGCGGAGAAGAAGAAGCGGCGCGGCGGGCCACCACCGCCACAGGGCGGCGCACCAG
- a CDS encoding peptidoglycan-binding protein, translating to MTVPAFEEYVPAVDCTCAGCAAQRRAAARALPRRYGGHPAAHGTRRALVMVTAAGVVLGTGGAEAASAATGHAAEGAGAAGTAGSARADPAPIPADPEPADPSDPGDPDPADVADPGDPDSDDSESGSPQGLPGPLRGGGTPGPPSSTGSAPQTPKTTRTDIINRAKKWVGEQVPYSMAKYWSDGYRQDCSGYVSMAWKLRGNEWTGSLAKFGTKIAREELKPGDILLFHNKANPTNGSHVTIFGGWTDYTHSHYSAYEQTPSHTRKQTTPMAYWTHSGSYVPYRYKGLSTTTGSSTSKALPAFPGAAKFGPGASSTYVTRLGRMLVDRGGKRFYKVGPGPDWSDADRRATQKFQKAQGWSGKEANGIPGPDTWRLLVNGTGRDIPASGSGDRGGSTAAPAFPGRDYFRPGQSNSHVDTLGRQLMRKGYGKHYAKGPGPRWTEEDRRNVEAFQRAQGWRGAEADGYPGPETWQRLFA from the coding sequence ATGACTGTGCCGGCCTTCGAGGAGTACGTTCCTGCCGTCGACTGCACCTGCGCGGGGTGTGCCGCGCAGCGCCGCGCCGCCGCCAGGGCCCTGCCGAGGCGGTACGGAGGACACCCTGCCGCGCATGGGACGCGGCGCGCGCTGGTCATGGTCACGGCGGCCGGCGTGGTGCTCGGCACCGGCGGGGCCGAGGCGGCGAGCGCGGCGACCGGGCACGCCGCCGAAGGCGCCGGGGCCGCCGGAACCGCCGGGTCTGCCCGGGCGGACCCGGCGCCGATCCCGGCCGACCCGGAACCGGCCGACCCGAGTGACCCGGGCGATCCGGATCCGGCCGACGTGGCCGACCCGGGCGATCCGGATTCGGACGACTCGGAATCGGGCAGTCCGCAGGGTCTCCCCGGTCCACTGCGGGGGGGCGGGACCCCGGGGCCGCCATCGTCCACGGGCTCGGCACCGCAGACGCCGAAGACCACACGGACGGACATCATCAACCGGGCGAAGAAGTGGGTCGGCGAGCAGGTCCCGTACAGCATGGCGAAGTACTGGTCCGACGGCTACCGGCAGGACTGCTCCGGCTATGTGTCGATGGCCTGGAAGCTGAGGGGCAACGAGTGGACCGGCAGTCTCGCCAAATTCGGGACCAAGATCGCCCGCGAGGAGCTGAAGCCCGGCGACATCCTGCTCTTCCACAACAAGGCCAACCCGACGAACGGCTCGCACGTCACGATCTTCGGCGGCTGGACCGACTACACGCACAGCCATTACTCGGCGTACGAGCAGACGCCCTCGCACACGCGTAAGCAGACGACGCCCATGGCGTACTGGACCCACTCCGGCAGCTATGTCCCGTACCGCTACAAGGGGCTGTCCACCACTACCGGTAGCAGCACTTCGAAGGCGCTGCCGGCGTTCCCGGGCGCCGCGAAGTTCGGTCCCGGCGCCAGCAGCACGTACGTCACCCGGCTCGGCCGCATGCTCGTGGACCGCGGTGGCAAGCGCTTCTACAAGGTGGGCCCGGGACCGGACTGGAGCGATGCGGACCGGCGCGCGACCCAGAAGTTCCAGAAGGCCCAGGGCTGGTCAGGCAAGGAAGCGAACGGCATCCCCGGCCCGGACACCTGGCGCCTGCTGGTGAACGGAACGGGCCGGGACATCCCCGCGAGCGGAAGCGGGGACAGGGGCGGTTCAACCGCGGCTCCGGCGTTCCCGGGCCGGGATTATTTCCGGCCGGGTCAGTCCAACAGCCATGTCGACACGCTCGGCAGACAGTTGATGAGGAAGGGATACGGCAAGCACTACGCAAAGGGCCCCGGCCCCCGATGGACCGAGGAGGACCGGCGCAATGTCGAGGCCTTCCAGCGGGCCCAGGGCTGGCGGGGCGCAGAGGCCGACGGCTACCCCGGCCCAGAGACCTGGCAACGACTTTTCGCGTGA
- a CDS encoding SPFH domain-containing protein → MEGEPVNGGEETRAGWGPGVGADAESRTGAEPGDRKDSVLDLVLDLVPGEAKDSTLGAASASVSVPAADPVPASVSAPVSDPVPAVEVRAVRPPESVGAGPVPGTAPDAALGPVVAGLVSVEDEGGAAPASVSAPVSDPAPAAGASAAWPPPGPVGTEPVPDAVLDALLDAAPGHAPASAFAPVPDHHVPVPDPVPVSVSATVSDPVPGVEVRAVWPPESVGVQPAPGTGRDATPDAASGSGAADLVSVGAKGGAVPASVSAPASDPVPVLGAGAAWSPPGSVGAEPVPDPAPAALLDTAPYVVPDAVPDVMLDAVPDTVPETVSDALLDAAPGRGPAAPTSVGAEAGRQQAAGAKEHTAVAPAPTLFRDDSAEPPAGPARQGGGEKATGVRRAPVARRGQVQAPIRPAPTSDPYLTEKPGPALPGWIAVLTGLAGVVAGGAVLWWAGAVPHGLLARAGIGGRPYGGIGIGALAELFLLVILMLVALGGLGRGRVGSAWVLTLFGEYRGTVRRTGLVWISPLLARRRVDVRLRHWRSEPLPAVDANGTALRVVVLVVWRIKDTVRATFGVTDHEDYLREQVESAIARVLSQLPADAFHEDAHTLRNAEAVGDALTLTLKGECEPVGIEVYSAQPTGIEYAPEVAASMQRRRIAAIDAQHRDSVLTSVVDAVDDTVSRLTVRGLVTLDDYERKALVKDLTVAFYTGRTSGERS, encoded by the coding sequence ATGGAAGGTGAGCCGGTGAACGGCGGCGAGGAAACGAGGGCCGGATGGGGCCCGGGCGTGGGTGCCGACGCAGAGTCCCGTACGGGTGCCGAGCCGGGCGACAGGAAGGACTCCGTCCTCGACCTGGTGCTCGACCTGGTGCCCGGCGAAGCCAAGGACTCCACTCTCGGCGCGGCCTCGGCGTCGGTATCCGTCCCGGCTGCGGACCCGGTACCGGCTTCGGTGTCTGCCCCGGTCTCGGACCCCGTACCGGCCGTCGAGGTCAGGGCCGTACGGCCGCCCGAGTCCGTCGGAGCCGGGCCGGTGCCCGGCACCGCACCCGACGCCGCACTCGGTCCCGTGGTCGCAGGCTTGGTGTCGGTCGAGGACGAGGGGGGAGCCGCGCCTGCTTCGGTGTCCGCCCCGGTTTCGGACCCCGCGCCGGCTGCCGGGGCCAGTGCCGCATGGCCGCCGCCCGGACCCGTCGGAACCGAGCCGGTGCCCGACGCCGTACTCGATGCCTTGCTCGATGCCGCACCCGGCCACGCGCCGGCTTCGGCTTTTGCCCCGGTTCCGGACCACCACGTGCCGGTTCCGGACCCCGTGCCGGTTTCGGTGTCCGCCACGGTTTCGGACCCCGTGCCGGGTGTCGAGGTCAGGGCCGTATGGCCGCCCGAATCCGTCGGAGTCCAGCCGGCACCAGGCACCGGGCGCGATGCCACGCCCGACGCCGCATCCGGCTCCGGGGCCGCCGACCTGGTGTCGGTCGGGGCCAAGGGTGGAGCCGTGCCGGCTTCGGTGTCCGCCCCGGCTTCGGATCCCGTGCCGGTTCTCGGGGCCGGGGCCGCATGGTCGCCGCCCGGATCCGTCGGAGCCGAGCCGGTGCCCGACCCCGCACCCGCTGCCCTGCTCGATACCGCGCCGTACGTCGTGCCCGACGCCGTGCCCGACGTCATGCTCGATGCCGTGCCCGACACCGTGCCCGAGACAGTGTCCGACGCCTTGCTCGATGCCGCGCCCGGCCGCGGACCCGCCGCCCCGACGTCCGTCGGAGCGGAGGCCGGGCGGCAGCAGGCCGCCGGCGCCAAGGAGCACACCGCTGTCGCCCCCGCGCCCACCCTCTTCCGTGACGACTCCGCCGAGCCCCCCGCCGGTCCGGCGCGGCAGGGCGGCGGGGAGAAGGCGACGGGCGTGCGGCGGGCACCCGTCGCCCGCAGGGGACAGGTGCAGGCACCCATCCGGCCCGCTCCGACCTCGGATCCGTACCTGACAGAGAAGCCGGGGCCCGCACTGCCCGGATGGATCGCGGTGCTCACCGGGCTGGCCGGCGTCGTCGCCGGTGGCGCCGTGCTGTGGTGGGCCGGTGCAGTGCCGCATGGCCTGCTCGCGCGGGCCGGGATCGGTGGGCGCCCGTACGGCGGGATCGGGATCGGGGCCTTGGCGGAGCTCTTCCTGCTGGTGATCCTGATGCTCGTCGCGCTCGGTGGTCTGGGCCGTGGGCGGGTCGGGAGCGCGTGGGTGCTGACGCTCTTCGGAGAGTACCGGGGCACCGTGCGCCGGACCGGGCTCGTCTGGATCAGCCCGCTGCTGGCGCGCCGCCGTGTCGATGTACGGCTTCGGCACTGGCGGAGCGAACCTCTGCCCGCTGTGGACGCGAACGGTACGGCGCTGCGCGTCGTCGTCCTCGTCGTGTGGCGGATCAAGGACACGGTGCGGGCGACGTTCGGGGTGACGGACCACGAGGACTATCTGCGCGAGCAGGTCGAGTCGGCGATCGCGAGGGTCCTCTCGCAGCTGCCCGCCGACGCCTTCCACGAGGACGCGCACACCCTGCGCAACGCGGAGGCGGTCGGTGACGCGCTGACCCTGACGCTGAAGGGGGAATGCGAGCCGGTGGGCATCGAGGTGTACTCCGCGCAGCCGACCGGTATCGAGTACGCGCCGGAGGTCGCCGCTTCCATGCAGCGCCGACGGATCGCCGCCATCGACGCCCAGCACCGCGACAGCGTGCTGACCTCCGTGGTCGACGCGGTGGACGACACGGTCAGCCGGCTGACCGTGCGAGGCCTCGTGACGCTCGACGACTACGAACGGAAGGCGCTGGTCAAGGACCTGACGGTGGCCTTCTACACCGGACGCACCAGTGGGGAGCGCTCCTGA
- a CDS encoding lytic polysaccharide monooxygenase auxiliary activity family 9 protein, whose product MRKRASAAVIGLAIAGVSMFATSSAGSHGYTDNPISRQKLCANGTVTNCGAIQYEPQSVEAPKGFPAAGPADGKICSGAHDNFAALDDPRGGNWPTTKVTAGQGFSFRWQFTARHATTDFRYYITKNGWDPTKPLTRAALESQPFMTVPYGGQQPPATLTQQGTIPTQKTGRHIILSVWNIADTGNAFYACSDVQF is encoded by the coding sequence ATGCGTAAACGGGCAAGCGCGGCCGTCATAGGTCTCGCCATCGCGGGCGTCTCGATGTTCGCGACGAGCAGCGCCGGCAGTCACGGCTACACCGACAACCCCATCAGCCGCCAGAAGCTCTGCGCCAATGGCACCGTCACCAACTGCGGTGCCATCCAGTACGAGCCGCAGAGCGTCGAGGCTCCCAAGGGCTTCCCGGCGGCTGGTCCGGCCGATGGCAAGATCTGCTCCGGCGCCCACGACAACTTCGCCGCACTGGACGACCCGCGCGGCGGCAACTGGCCCACCACCAAGGTCACCGCGGGTCAGGGCTTCAGCTTCCGCTGGCAGTTCACCGCCCGCCACGCCACAACGGACTTCCGGTACTACATCACCAAGAACGGCTGGGACCCCACCAAGCCACTCACCAGGGCGGCGCTCGAGTCCCAGCCGTTCATGACCGTGCCGTACGGCGGTCAGCAGCCCCCGGCCACCCTGACCCAGCAGGGCACCATCCCGACCCAGAAGACCGGGCGGCACATCATCCTGAGTGTCTGGAACATAGCGGACACCGGGAACGCGTTCTACGCGTGCTCCGATGTTCAGTTCTGA
- a CDS encoding AMP-binding protein — MGSAGTVAELVQRQWGDHRPGLRHEDTVLSHHQVAAGAAARAALLVDLLSAGSEPHLGVLLDNTPEFPLWLSAAALAGAAVAGINPTRRGAELARDIMHTDCRVLVTERAHLPLLDGLDLPGVRVLVTDTDAYAELLAGYAGAEPGDAVLGEVRAATRILLYFTSGSTGAPKAAICTQGRLAAAGQSLVDHFGVRRDDVHYVCMPMFHGNAVIADWAPALAGGAAVALRRRFSASGFLDDVRAYGATYFTYVGRAVQYLLATPERPDDRDHPLRFGFGTEAGAVDAARFRERFGVRLVEGYGSSEGGAAIQRTPDTPAGAIGRASARDDLAVVDPETGEERAAAVFDEGGRLANGAKAIGELVNRGHTPFEGYWRNAEADAARVRGGWYWTGDLFFRDLDGFLYFAGRTDDRLRVDSENLAATMIENILARWGDAAAVAVYAVPDPVAGDQVMAALALREGAVFEPAAFAAFLAAQPDLGTKMAPRFVRIVRAMPVTATNKVHRVVLRREGFRSTDPVWWNGADGAAYGPLGGEELAGLLAEYEAHGRTALLSSISPMA; from the coding sequence ATGGGGAGTGCAGGCACCGTCGCGGAGCTCGTACAGCGCCAATGGGGCGACCACCGGCCCGGGTTGAGACACGAGGACACCGTCCTCAGTCACCATCAGGTCGCCGCCGGCGCTGCCGCACGGGCGGCGCTCCTGGTGGATCTGCTGTCGGCGGGCAGCGAACCGCACCTCGGGGTGCTGCTCGACAACACCCCAGAATTTCCCCTGTGGTTGAGCGCGGCGGCCCTGGCCGGGGCCGCCGTTGCGGGTATCAACCCGACCCGGCGCGGCGCCGAGCTGGCCCGCGACATCATGCACACCGACTGCAGGGTCCTGGTCACCGAACGCGCGCATCTGCCGTTGCTCGACGGGCTCGATCTGCCGGGCGTACGGGTGCTGGTCACCGACACCGACGCGTACGCCGAGCTGCTCGCCGGCTACGCGGGGGCCGAGCCGGGCGACGCGGTGCTCGGGGAGGTCCGGGCCGCCACCCGCATACTGCTCTACTTCACCTCCGGGTCGACCGGTGCACCCAAGGCCGCGATCTGCACCCAGGGGCGGCTGGCTGCGGCCGGGCAGTCGCTGGTCGACCACTTCGGGGTCCGGCGCGACGACGTCCACTACGTCTGCATGCCGATGTTCCACGGCAACGCAGTGATCGCCGACTGGGCCCCCGCACTGGCCGGCGGCGCCGCGGTCGCCCTGCGCCGCCGCTTCTCGGCCTCCGGCTTTCTCGACGACGTACGGGCGTACGGCGCCACGTACTTCACCTATGTCGGCCGCGCCGTGCAGTACCTGCTGGCGACCCCCGAGCGCCCCGACGACCGTGACCATCCGCTGCGATTCGGCTTCGGCACCGAGGCGGGCGCGGTGGACGCGGCCAGGTTCCGGGAGCGGTTCGGGGTGCGGCTGGTGGAGGGGTACGGATCCTCCGAGGGCGGCGCCGCGATCCAGCGGACCCCGGACACCCCGGCGGGCGCCATCGGCCGGGCCTCCGCCCGGGACGATCTCGCCGTCGTCGACCCGGAGACCGGTGAGGAGCGCGCCGCCGCGGTCTTCGACGAGGGCGGACGACTGGCCAACGGAGCCAAAGCGATAGGGGAGTTGGTCAACCGGGGCCATACACCCTTCGAGGGCTACTGGCGCAACGCGGAGGCGGACGCGGCGCGGGTGCGCGGCGGCTGGTACTGGACCGGGGACCTGTTCTTCCGTGACCTCGACGGCTTCCTGTACTTCGCGGGCCGTACGGACGACCGGCTGCGCGTCGACAGCGAGAACCTGGCGGCCACGATGATCGAGAACATTCTGGCCCGCTGGGGGGACGCGGCGGCCGTCGCGGTGTACGCGGTGCCGGACCCGGTGGCCGGCGACCAGGTGATGGCGGCGCTGGCGCTGCGTGAGGGGGCGGTGTTCGAGCCGGCCGCCTTCGCCGCGTTCCTGGCGGCCCAGCCGGATCTGGGGACGAAGATGGCGCCCCGCTTCGTGCGGATCGTCCGGGCGATGCCGGTCACGGCGACGAACAAGGTGCACCGGGTCGTGCTCCGCCGCGAGGGCTTCCGGAGCACGGACCCGGTGTGGTGGAACGGGGCGGACGGTGCTGCCTACGGCCCGTTGGGGGGTGAGGAACTGGCCGGCCTGCTCGCCGAGTACGAGGCGCATGGACGAACAGCCCTCTTGTCCTCGATCTCTCCCATGGCCTGA
- a CDS encoding MFS transporter — protein sequence MTNATSTTTDRSDLAGRKEWTAFVVLLLPLLLVSMDVSVLFFAIPSIDRDLAPSATQQLWIFDVYGFALSGLLITMGSLGDRIGRRKLLLLGAAAFGTASVGAAYATSPEMLIAARALLGIGGATLMPSTMGLVRNMFRNEQQRSTAVGIWSGAMAGGIALGSVLSGVMLQHFWWGSVFLLNVPAMVLLLVLVPVLVPEFKDPNPGRFDLWSVPLSMGAVLPVIYGVKESAAHGLDARNALLIAVGLLVGWVFVRRQRVRDDAMISRELFRGEGFAAGIGLNSLAAFAMMGSAFFTTQYLQSVLGMSTMEAALWSLAPSLAVGAAAPTATAIAQRIDRTYVISAGFVIAAAGFALLTLSDTDSLWLLLIGSAVMSSGIVTVMALVSDLALATAPPEKAGSAASLLETGQEFGGAMGMALLGAVATAVYGADLPDSAPEAARKTLPGALATGDASLISAGREAFVHSMQYASVAGSLILLAGAVLAVALLRRGSGARKQLAPTH from the coding sequence ATGACGAACGCGACGAGCACCACCACTGATCGCAGTGACCTCGCCGGCCGCAAGGAATGGACCGCCTTCGTGGTCCTCCTGCTCCCCCTCCTCCTTGTCTCGATGGACGTCTCCGTCCTCTTCTTCGCGATCCCGTCCATCGACCGGGACCTCGCCCCGAGTGCCACCCAGCAGCTCTGGATCTTCGATGTGTACGGCTTCGCCCTGTCCGGCCTGCTCATCACGATGGGCTCGCTCGGCGACCGGATCGGCCGCCGCAAGCTGCTGCTCCTCGGGGCGGCCGCCTTCGGCACCGCGTCCGTCGGCGCCGCATACGCCACCAGCCCCGAGATGCTGATCGCGGCGCGCGCGCTGCTCGGGATCGGCGGAGCGACGCTGATGCCGTCGACGATGGGGCTCGTACGGAACATGTTCCGCAACGAGCAGCAGCGCAGCACCGCGGTCGGCATCTGGTCCGGCGCCATGGCGGGCGGTATCGCACTCGGCTCGGTGCTCAGCGGGGTCATGCTGCAGCACTTCTGGTGGGGCTCGGTCTTCCTGCTCAATGTGCCGGCGATGGTGCTGCTGCTGGTTCTGGTGCCGGTGCTGGTCCCGGAGTTCAAGGACCCCAATCCGGGGCGGTTCGACCTGTGGAGCGTGCCGCTGTCGATGGGCGCCGTGCTCCCCGTCATCTACGGCGTCAAGGAGAGCGCCGCCCACGGTCTCGACGCGCGTAACGCCCTGCTCATCGCCGTCGGCCTGCTCGTCGGCTGGGTCTTCGTCCGCCGCCAGCGCGTCCGTGACGATGCGATGATCAGCCGGGAGCTGTTCCGCGGTGAGGGCTTCGCCGCCGGGATCGGCCTGAACTCCCTCGCCGCCTTCGCGATGATGGGTTCCGCCTTCTTCACCACCCAGTACCTCCAGTCGGTGCTCGGCATGTCCACGATGGAAGCCGCCCTGTGGAGCCTGGCCCCGTCGCTGGCGGTGGGAGCCGCGGCACCGACGGCCACGGCGATCGCCCAGCGGATCGACCGTACGTATGTCATCTCCGCCGGATTCGTCATCGCCGCCGCCGGGTTCGCTCTGCTGACCCTGTCCGATACGGACTCGCTGTGGCTGCTGCTCATCGGCTCGGCCGTGATGAGCTCGGGCATCGTCACCGTCATGGCGCTCGTCTCGGACCTGGCGCTGGCGACCGCCCCGCCGGAGAAGGCCGGTTCGGCCGCGTCACTGCTGGAGACCGGTCAGGAGTTCGGCGGCGCGATGGGCATGGCGCTGCTGGGCGCGGTCGCCACCGCGGTGTACGGAGCGGACCTGCCGGACTCCGCACCGGAGGCCGCCCGCAAGACGCTGCCCGGGGCACTGGCCACGGGCGACGCGTCGCTGATCTCCGCGGGCCGGGAGGCGTTCGTGCACAGCATGCAGTACGCGTCGGTGGCGGGATCGCTGATTCTGCTGGCGGGAGCGGTGCTTGCGGTGGCACTTCTGAGGCGCGGCAGTGGGGCCCGCAAGCAGCTGGCCCCGACGCACTGA
- a CDS encoding IclR family transcriptional regulator, whose amino-acid sequence MALKPEPTAPFHSVQYALRVLETVSKHGNGVLDAQISRETGLPTGHLAPLLLMLRREGYVEQVTDGAYVIGASLLLLGSGASRRQALETKLQQTLDQLRDSVGAAVYISRYVDGEIRVTQYADGPRTPAVNEWVDFRSAAHASAIGKCLLTQLDQNGRRDHISRHKIARLTSRTITSEKVLFSKLDSQPATVPVLDLQEYAVGTVCAAVPLTAGSSAGCLALSLPVEDAHRLRSAADTLNRRAAPVLLSLAL is encoded by the coding sequence GTGGCGTTGAAGCCCGAACCGACCGCACCGTTCCACTCGGTGCAGTACGCCCTTCGCGTTCTCGAAACGGTCTCCAAGCACGGCAACGGCGTTCTGGACGCCCAGATCTCCCGCGAGACGGGGCTGCCGACCGGGCATCTCGCCCCGCTCCTGCTGATGCTGCGCCGTGAGGGCTATGTCGAGCAGGTCACCGACGGCGCCTATGTGATCGGCGCCTCGCTCCTGCTGCTCGGCTCCGGCGCCAGCCGCAGGCAGGCCCTGGAGACGAAGCTCCAGCAGACCCTGGACCAGCTCCGCGACTCGGTCGGCGCCGCGGTCTACATCAGCCGGTACGTCGACGGCGAGATCCGGGTCACCCAGTACGCCGATGGTCCGCGCACGCCCGCGGTCAACGAGTGGGTCGACTTCCGGTCCGCCGCGCACGCCAGCGCGATCGGCAAGTGCCTGCTGACCCAGCTCGACCAGAACGGCCGCCGCGACCACATCTCGCGCCACAAGATCGCCCGGCTCACCTCGCGGACCATCACCAGCGAGAAGGTCCTCTTCTCCAAACTGGACAGCCAGCCGGCGACGGTCCCGGTGCTCGACCTCCAGGAGTACGCGGTGGGGACGGTCTGCGCGGCCGTCCCGCTGACGGCGGGCTCCTCGGCCGGCTGCCTGGCACTCTCGCTGCCGGTCGAGGACGCGCACCGGCTGCGCTCGGCGGCGGACACACTGAACCGGCGGGCCGCGCCGGTCCTGCTGTCACTGGCGCTCTAG
- the ehuA gene encoding ectoine/hydroxyectoine ABC transporter ATP-binding protein EhuA, whose amino-acid sequence MATEPLPLQKAAAAAPVDIAPEPATSQTGHPLVRFDNVVKRYGDHVVLDGLDFSVQRGEHVTLIGPSGSGKTTILRLLMTLEKVSDGVIWVDGDPLSHVRATDGSLRPATEKHLRDARRKIGMVFQQFNLFPHMKVLQNITEAPVSVLGMDRDEAETHARELLDLVGLSEKVDAHPSQLSGGQQQRVAIARALAMQPEILLLDEVTSALDPELVAGVLDLLGDIARNTDITMLCVTHEMNFARDVSEKVLMFDAGRVVEAGSPEKIFTDPTHERTREFLDAVL is encoded by the coding sequence TTGGCCACTGAACCTCTCCCCCTGCAGAAGGCGGCGGCCGCGGCCCCCGTGGACATCGCCCCGGAACCTGCCACGTCACAGACCGGCCATCCGCTGGTCCGCTTCGACAACGTCGTGAAGCGGTACGGCGACCATGTCGTCCTCGACGGGCTGGACTTCTCGGTGCAGCGCGGCGAACACGTCACACTGATCGGTCCCAGCGGCTCGGGCAAGACCACCATCCTGCGGTTGCTGATGACGCTCGAGAAGGTCAGCGACGGGGTGATCTGGGTGGACGGCGACCCGCTGTCCCACGTCAGAGCCACCGACGGCTCGCTGAGGCCGGCGACCGAGAAGCATCTGCGCGATGCCCGGAGGAAGATCGGCATGGTCTTCCAGCAGTTCAATCTCTTTCCCCATATGAAGGTGCTGCAGAACATCACCGAGGCACCGGTCAGCGTGCTGGGCATGGACCGGGACGAGGCGGAGACCCACGCCCGTGAGCTGCTCGACCTGGTGGGTCTCTCGGAAAAGGTCGACGCACACCCTTCCCAGCTCTCCGGCGGCCAGCAGCAACGGGTGGCGATCGCCCGCGCGCTGGCGATGCAACCGGAGATCCTGCTCCTGGACGAGGTGACGTCCGCACTCGACCCGGAGCTGGTGGCGGGCGTGCTCGACCTGCTGGGCGACATCGCACGGAACACCGACATCACGATGCTCTGCGTGACCCACGAGATGAATTTCGCCCGTGACGTCTCGGAGAAGGTGCTGATGTTCGACGCAGGGCGGGTCGTGGAGGCAGGTTCGCCAGAAAAAATCTTCACCGATCCCACGCATGAACGAACGCGCGAATTCCTCGACGCGGTGCTGTGA